From a single Nitrogeniibacter mangrovi genomic region:
- a CDS encoding LysR substrate-binding domain-containing protein, with protein sequence MRIPVPLNALRAFEAAARHLSIKGAAVELAVTPSAVSHQLRALEDLLGVELLRRVGTRLELTEAGRRLAPDLEAGFGRIAEAVAALRDARLAGPLRLNMLPTFATNWLSPRLSRYPFDRQGFSLEISTTQDGADLLAGAADAGIWFGHGDWPGLLSERLFEATIDLYAQPGFAAGARKARLATVRRANLFVSCHCLTWRRWLDSVPGGPLDPALVTHVDSSGLTLQAAADGAGVAIAVCELADHAVRQGRLASVFAHPIDAGAGFYLVYPEALCEDRRLGNLRRWLHEQLRGATAA encoded by the coding sequence ATGCGCATTCCGGTTCCGCTCAACGCCCTGCGCGCCTTCGAGGCGGCGGCCCGCCACCTGTCGATCAAGGGCGCGGCCGTGGAGCTGGCGGTGACCCCCTCGGCGGTGAGCCATCAGCTGCGTGCCCTCGAGGACCTGCTCGGCGTCGAGCTGTTGCGGCGGGTGGGCACGCGCCTCGAGCTGACCGAGGCCGGCCGCCGCCTCGCCCCGGACCTGGAGGCCGGTTTCGGCCGCATCGCCGAGGCGGTGGCCGCGCTGCGCGATGCACGCCTGGCCGGGCCGCTGCGGCTGAACATGCTGCCCACCTTCGCCACCAACTGGCTCTCGCCCCGGCTGAGCCGCTATCCCTTCGACCGCCAGGGCTTCTCGCTCGAGATCTCCACCACCCAGGACGGCGCCGACCTGCTCGCCGGTGCCGCCGATGCCGGCATCTGGTTCGGCCACGGCGACTGGCCGGGCCTGCTGTCCGAACGCCTCTTCGAGGCCACCATCGACCTGTACGCGCAGCCTGGCTTCGCGGCAGGCGCACGCAAGGCGCGTCTCGCGACGGTACGCCGGGCCAACCTGTTCGTCTCCTGCCACTGCCTGACCTGGCGCCGATGGCTGGACAGCGTGCCGGGCGGGCCGCTGGACCCGGCCCTGGTGACCCATGTGGACTCCAGCGGCCTGACCCTGCAGGCCGCCGCCGACGGTGCCGGGGTGGCCATCGCGGTGTGCGAGCTGGCCGATCACGCGGTGCGCCAGGGGCGGCTCGCGTCGGTGTTCGCGCACCCCATCGACGCCGGTGCCGGCTTCTATCTGGTGTATCCCGAGGCCCTGTGCGAGGACCGCCGCCTCGGCAACCTGCGCCGCTGGCTGCACGAGCAGCTGCGCGGCGCGACGGCGGCGTGA
- the qhpG gene encoding flavin-dependent monooxygenase QhpG: protein MKSSPVIVLGAGPAASLLAMALGRSGIDATVIGMPRRESAVEGLSQRVVEALQQFGCEHALRLLGPRWLRVSRWGGEESSMNGEFVVERRAFDQALLRDAGDHGVRQVAGQVRRVRKDDDGRGRVVGWTEADGTEQTARAALVVECRGHTAPKGGPDRHAGRPLVAISRTFQGARAQARTTLTESFPMGWAWGGVDPTGTACIQVVVLPELVTRCRGDLDAVHDACLSQLTLIGERLGRRLSPIGTARARGIRPALRDRCFAPDYLRVGDACYTSDPLSGHGVFEAASGALAAAPAINTLLNHPAEVATAIDYLDERVRTVYSARMSAAREHYRAESAWAEAPFWRCMHAMSVPQAADELAPEAPMRLVDKGVVEHGRIVSRPVLVSPAYPRGVRFVGAVDLGELIETTRRQPGLSVDDLSRALRLPADEVSRACAFIHRIRQADPADTREANSRHS from the coding sequence ATGAAATCGTCGCCGGTGATCGTTCTGGGCGCGGGTCCCGCCGCGAGCCTGTTGGCCATGGCCCTGGGCCGAAGCGGTATCGATGCCACCGTGATCGGGATGCCCCGCCGGGAGAGCGCGGTGGAGGGGTTGTCGCAGCGGGTGGTGGAGGCCCTGCAGCAGTTCGGCTGCGAGCACGCCTTGCGCCTGCTCGGGCCGCGCTGGTTGCGGGTGTCCCGATGGGGCGGCGAGGAATCGTCGATGAACGGCGAGTTCGTCGTCGAGCGGCGGGCCTTCGATCAAGCCCTGCTGCGCGACGCCGGCGACCATGGCGTGCGCCAGGTGGCGGGGCAGGTGCGCCGGGTACGCAAGGACGACGACGGCCGCGGCAGGGTGGTCGGCTGGACCGAAGCGGACGGTACCGAACAGACGGCGCGGGCGGCGCTGGTGGTGGAATGCCGTGGCCACACCGCGCCCAAAGGCGGCCCCGACCGCCATGCCGGCCGCCCCCTGGTGGCCATCAGCCGGACCTTTCAGGGCGCCCGCGCGCAGGCGCGCACGACGCTGACCGAATCCTTCCCGATGGGCTGGGCCTGGGGCGGGGTGGACCCGACCGGCACCGCCTGCATCCAGGTGGTAGTCCTGCCCGAGCTGGTCACCCGGTGCCGGGGCGATCTGGATGCGGTCCATGACGCCTGCCTGTCGCAGCTGACGCTGATCGGCGAGCGCCTCGGTCGGCGCCTGAGCCCGATCGGCACGGCCCGCGCACGGGGCATCCGCCCAGCGCTGCGCGATCGCTGTTTCGCCCCCGACTACCTGCGGGTGGGCGATGCCTGCTACACCAGCGATCCGCTCTCCGGACATGGTGTGTTCGAGGCGGCCTCGGGGGCCCTGGCCGCCGCGCCGGCCATCAACACCTTGCTCAACCACCCGGCCGAGGTGGCCACCGCCATCGACTATCTGGACGAGCGGGTCCGCACGGTTTACAGCGCGCGCATGAGCGCCGCCCGCGAGCACTACCGGGCCGAGAGCGCCTGGGCCGAGGCCCCGTTCTGGCGTTGCATGCATGCCATGAGCGTGCCCCAGGCGGCCGACGAGCTGGCGCCGGAGGCGCCGATGCGGCTGGTGGACAAGGGGGTGGTCGAGCATGGACGCATCGTGTCCCGTCCGGTCCTCGTGAGCCCGGCCTATCCGCGCGGCGTGCGTTTCGTGGGGGCGGTCGATCTGGGCGAGCTGATCGAAACCACCCGCCGGCAGCCGGGCCTGAGCGTCGACGACCTGAGCCGCGCCCTGCGCTTGCCCGCCGACGAGGTGAGCCGGGCGTGCGCCTTCATCCACCGTATTCGGCAAGCAGACCCTGCCGACACTCGAGAAGCAAACTCACGACATTCCTAA
- a CDS encoding branched-chain amino acid transaminase, with product MFIPLDDRDGHIWLDGALIPWRDARLHVLTHALHMGGAVFEGMRAYGGRVFLNTPHLERLARSASLLDFHLPWTHDQLSEAIEAVLDANGLADAYIRPIAWRGTESVSIASPQARIHVAIAAWHWPTAAARGEADKGIRLHLSTWRRPRPDTAPTAAKCSGLYMIGTLARHQAMAAGCDDALLLDSDGHVAETTATNLLLVHDGRLITPTATGFLDGITKRHVMALARQRGLTVEERRVSLDTLRAADEVFTAGTSVELQPVVALLTDAGTREWPVGPVTRQLMSDFRASITAPAARVAA from the coding sequence ATGTTCATCCCGCTCGACGACCGCGACGGCCACATCTGGCTCGATGGCGCACTCATCCCCTGGCGCGATGCGCGCCTGCATGTGCTCACCCACGCCCTGCACATGGGCGGCGCGGTCTTCGAGGGCATGCGCGCCTACGGCGGCCGGGTGTTCCTCAACACCCCGCATCTGGAACGCCTCGCCCGCTCGGCATCCCTGCTCGACTTCCATCTGCCGTGGACCCACGACCAGCTCAGCGAGGCCATCGAAGCGGTGCTCGACGCCAACGGGCTGGCCGACGCCTACATCCGCCCCATCGCCTGGCGCGGCACCGAGAGCGTGTCGATCGCCTCGCCACAGGCCCGCATCCACGTGGCCATCGCCGCCTGGCACTGGCCCACCGCCGCGGCCCGCGGCGAGGCGGACAAAGGCATCCGCCTGCACCTGTCCACCTGGCGCCGCCCCCGGCCCGACACCGCTCCCACCGCCGCCAAGTGCTCGGGCCTGTACATGATCGGCACCCTCGCCCGCCACCAGGCCATGGCCGCCGGCTGCGACGACGCCCTGCTGCTCGACAGCGACGGCCATGTGGCCGAGACCACCGCGACCAACCTGCTGCTGGTGCACGACGGCCGCCTGATCACGCCGACCGCCACGGGCTTCCTCGACGGCATCACCAAGCGCCACGTGATGGCGCTGGCCCGCCAGCGCGGCCTGACGGTGGAGGAGCGCCGCGTGAGCCTCGACACCTTGCGCGCGGCCGACGAGGTCTTCACCGCCGGCACCTCGGTGGAGTTGCAGCCGGTGGTGGCGCTGCTCACCGACGCGGGCACCCGCGAATGGCCGGTCGGCCCGGTGACACGGCAGCTGATGTCGGATTTCCGGGCCTCGATCACCGCCCCGGCGGCGCGTGTGGCGGCGTGA
- a CDS encoding TorF family putative porin has protein sequence MNPRRSQFALIALLLGASAPVGHAVAGDMTDRFSVTTNVGLFSQYIFRGISYTQENPAVQGGVDIAHDSGLYLGIWGTNVSDAALNNAAGEIDVYGGYAGQVGDFGYDVGFLQFLFPGGEINGTSESYNTLELYAGLSWGPIGLKYSHTVSDYFGFNNDTFGQGRGGSSGSNYIEANFNHEFLPGWSVSAHVGRQHVEEYSEYSFNDWKVGVVRQFGSGWEAGVAWVDTSADSDLYTVCDDNSHCKDTGKGKWLVHVKRSF, from the coding sequence GTGAATCCAAGACGCAGCCAATTTGCCCTGATCGCCCTGCTGCTGGGGGCCTCGGCACCGGTCGGCCACGCCGTGGCGGGGGACATGACCGACCGTTTTTCGGTGACGACCAACGTCGGGCTGTTTTCCCAGTACATCTTCCGCGGCATCAGCTACACGCAGGAAAATCCGGCGGTGCAGGGGGGTGTGGACATCGCCCACGACAGCGGCCTCTACCTCGGCATCTGGGGCACCAACGTGAGCGATGCCGCCCTGAACAACGCGGCCGGTGAAATCGACGTGTATGGCGGCTACGCCGGTCAGGTGGGCGATTTCGGCTACGACGTCGGCTTCCTGCAGTTCCTCTTCCCGGGGGGCGAGATCAACGGCACCAGCGAGAGCTACAACACCCTGGAGCTGTATGCCGGCCTCAGCTGGGGCCCGATCGGCCTGAAGTACTCCCACACCGTGTCGGATTACTTCGGCTTCAACAACGACACCTTCGGCCAGGGGCGTGGCGGCTCGAGCGGCTCGAACTACATCGAGGCCAACTTCAACCACGAATTCCTGCCCGGCTGGTCGGTCAGCGCGCACGTGGGCCGCCAGCACGTCGAGGAATACAGCGAATACAGCTTCAACGACTGGAAGGTGGGCGTGGTGCGCCAGTTCGGCAGCGGCTGGGAGGCCGGGGTGGCCTGGGTCGACACCAGCGCGGATTCCGATCTGTACACCGTCTGTGACGACAACAGCCACTGCAAGGACACCGGCAAGGGCAAGTGGCTGGTGCATGTGAAGCGAAGCTTCTGA
- a CDS encoding GNAT family N-acetyltransferase: MRPTPKELLKAGARLLLGEYAAYYIYRSPDRAHDALATTDDVRLLERSAVESCDDEVIRAQLPYLGDQALAYGGFADDRLAGICIYWYGDRYRTRNFWPLDTGEAKLVQIITTPAARGRGVATTLIAASHAQLLSKGFHQAYARVWHSNTPSLRAFERAGWTRIALVVEINPLRRKRPLRLRFRTRG, from the coding sequence ATGCGCCCGACGCCCAAGGAGCTCCTGAAAGCCGGAGCACGCCTTCTGCTCGGCGAGTATGCCGCGTACTACATCTATCGCAGCCCGGACCGGGCTCACGATGCCCTGGCGACCACCGACGACGTGCGCTTGCTGGAACGCTCGGCGGTCGAATCCTGCGATGACGAGGTGATCCGGGCACAGTTGCCCTATCTCGGTGACCAGGCGCTCGCCTACGGCGGTTTCGCCGACGACCGTCTCGCGGGTATCTGCATCTACTGGTACGGCGATCGATACCGCACGCGGAACTTCTGGCCACTCGACACCGGTGAAGCCAAGCTCGTCCAGATCATCACCACCCCTGCCGCCCGGGGCCGAGGCGTCGCGACCACGCTCATTGCCGCCTCCCACGCCCAACTCCTGTCGAAGGGATTTCACCAGGCCTACGCCCGCGTCTGGCATTCCAACACACCGTCCCTGCGCGCCTTCGAGCGCGCCGGGTGGACACGTATTGCGCTTGTCGTCGAAATCAATCCGCTGCGTCGGAAACGCCCGCTGCGCCTGCGCTTCCGCACCCGCGGATAG
- a CDS encoding polysaccharide deacetylase family protein: MLDVFFTIDVEIWCDGWTDIDRKFPEAYRKYILGPTSRGDYGLPFQLQMLADHGVLGTCFVEPLFSTRFGPQPLADIVGLIQDQGQDVQLHMHTEWVDESIKPLIADTSTKRQHLFHYTLEEQTELIRAGAAMLAEAGASGIEAFRAGSFGFNLDTLRALATNGIRFDSSYNATMFGPASGVRPGEQLIEPVECENVVEYPMTVFTDGLGSPRHTQLTSCSFGELESLLWQSLEAGRKSFVILSHNFELLNPGKTAPDPVVIARLEKLCRFFERHRDSFRTCGFKDLAPHIVDTQPAPLRTSFMKTGRRILEQAYRRKYS, translated from the coding sequence ATGCTCGACGTCTTCTTCACCATCGATGTGGAAATCTGGTGCGACGGATGGACCGACATCGACCGCAAGTTCCCCGAGGCCTACCGCAAATACATCCTCGGCCCCACCTCCCGGGGCGACTACGGCCTGCCCTTCCAGCTCCAGATGCTCGCGGATCACGGCGTACTGGGCACCTGCTTCGTCGAACCGCTCTTCTCCACCCGCTTCGGCCCACAACCGCTCGCCGACATCGTCGGCCTGATTCAGGACCAGGGGCAGGACGTCCAGCTCCATATGCATACCGAGTGGGTCGACGAATCCATCAAACCGCTGATTGCGGACACCTCGACGAAGCGCCAGCACCTCTTCCACTACACGCTGGAAGAACAGACCGAGCTCATCCGTGCCGGCGCCGCCATGCTCGCCGAGGCGGGAGCGTCCGGTATCGAGGCGTTCCGCGCCGGGAGCTTCGGTTTCAACCTCGATACCTTGCGCGCGCTCGCCACGAACGGCATCCGCTTCGACAGCAGTTACAACGCCACCATGTTCGGGCCGGCCAGCGGTGTCCGGCCGGGTGAGCAGTTGATCGAACCGGTCGAATGCGAGAACGTCGTCGAGTACCCGATGACGGTGTTCACCGATGGCCTCGGCTCGCCACGCCACACGCAGCTGACGTCCTGCTCGTTCGGCGAACTGGAATCCCTGCTGTGGCAATCGCTCGAGGCGGGACGCAAGTCCTTCGTGATCCTGTCCCACAATTTCGAACTGCTGAATCCGGGCAAGACGGCGCCCGATCCGGTCGTCATCGCCCGACTCGAAAAGCTGTGCCGCTTCTTCGAGCGCCACCGCGACAGCTTCCGGACCTGCGGCTTCAAGGATCTGGCGCCGCACATCGTCGACACGCAACCCGCACCGCTCAGAACCTCGTTTATGAAGACAGGCAGACGTATTCTCGAACAGGCCTATCGCAGGAAGTACTCATGA
- a CDS encoding GNAT family N-acetyltransferase: protein MTPWELRHVPFKYQLSDWTLFSCALPLQCRSATLLGAPIPASLPPDAERLPGSEGFMIRALPLEERLPPLTRTGDYLRYVPLQYEHCYIDLTLGFERYQEKFSSKTRSTIKRKIRKYAEHCGGEIPWKIYREPAQMREFFRLAREVSAVSYQERLLDAGLPDSEDYIREAEARAANGTVRAYILFDGDRPVSYLYCPIENDVLIYAYLGYDPGYMKHSVGTVLQWLALESLFAEGGFKAFDFTEGQSDHKRLFSTHQMLRAHVFMVRASLRNAAVVRSHHLMNRFSNWLGNTLDKLGLKARIKRLIRFK, encoded by the coding sequence ATGACCCCCTGGGAATTGCGACACGTCCCCTTCAAGTACCAGTTGAGCGACTGGACATTGTTCAGCTGTGCGCTGCCCCTGCAGTGCCGATCCGCCACCCTGCTGGGCGCGCCGATCCCGGCGTCGCTACCGCCCGACGCCGAACGCCTGCCCGGAAGCGAGGGGTTCATGATCCGCGCCCTGCCCCTCGAGGAGCGCCTGCCGCCCCTCACGCGAACCGGCGACTATCTGCGTTACGTCCCGCTGCAATACGAGCATTGTTACATCGACCTGACCCTCGGATTCGAGCGCTACCAGGAGAAGTTCTCTTCCAAGACCCGCTCCACGATCAAACGCAAGATCCGCAAGTACGCCGAACATTGCGGGGGCGAGATTCCCTGGAAGATCTACCGTGAGCCGGCGCAGATGCGCGAATTCTTCCGGCTGGCACGTGAAGTCTCCGCGGTGAGTTATCAGGAACGATTGCTCGACGCGGGGCTACCGGACTCGGAGGACTACATCCGCGAGGCCGAGGCGCGTGCCGCCAACGGCACCGTGCGCGCCTACATCCTTTTCGACGGCGATCGGCCGGTGTCCTACCTCTACTGCCCCATCGAAAACGATGTCCTCATCTACGCCTATCTGGGCTACGACCCCGGGTACATGAAGCACTCGGTGGGTACCGTCCTGCAGTGGCTGGCGCTCGAATCCCTGTTTGCCGAAGGCGGTTTCAAGGCCTTCGATTTCACCGAAGGTCAGTCGGACCACAAGCGCCTGTTCTCCACCCACCAGATGCTGCGCGCCCATGTGTTCATGGTACGGGCGTCATTGCGCAACGCCGCCGTGGTCCGTTCGCATCATCTGATGAACCGTTTTTCCAACTGGCTCGGCAACACGCTGGACAAGCTCGGGCTGAAAGCCCGCATCAAGCGTCTGATCCGGTTTAAATGA
- a CDS encoding pyruvate carboxylase, with amino-acid sequence MKQIKSLLVANRSEIAIRVLRAASELGLRTVAIFSNEDRFALHRFKADESYLVGAGKKPLQAYLDIDDIIRIAKENAVDAIHPGYGFLSENPEFADACAKAGIAFIGPKGDVMRTLGNKVAAREVAIKAGVPVVPATGALPDDIEEVKRMAAEIGYPLMLKASWGGGGRGMRAIETEADLAPMIDVARREAAAAFGNDEVYLEKLIRRARHVEVQVLGDTHGNLVHLFERDCSVQRRNQKVVERAPAPYMDETKRTELCESALRLAREAHYSHAGTVEYLFDADTDQFYFIEVNPRIQVEHTVTEEVTGVDIVKAQIRVTEGKRIGADDLLPAQENIALNGHALQCRVTTEDPENNFTPDYGKIAVYRSAAGGGIRLDAGTAYSGAVITPYYDSLLVKVTAWGHTPDEAASRMDRALREFRVRGLSTNLQFLENVIDHPLFRSGECTTRFIDTTPELFNFQKRRDRATRLLRFLGEVAINGNPEMKGRVAPALPLAKPIKPTLNLRTQIPKGTRDYLKEMGPTRFAQWMRDCKQVLLTDTTMRDAHQSLFATRMRSHDMLAIAPHYARMLPGLFSMECWGGATFDVAMRFLKEDPWDRLARLREAVPNIPFQMLLRASNAVGYTNYPDNVVRYFVQQAAENGIDIFRVFDSLNWVENMRVAMDAVIESGGLCEAAICYTGDLHDPKRSKYDLAYYVNLAKELEKAGAHVLGIKDMAGVCKPRAAKELVTALKQEVGLPIHFHTHDTSGISAASVLAAIEAGCDAVDGALDAMSGMTSQPNLGSIAAALAGAERDPGLDLDAMQRLSHYWEGVRRQYSPFEADMRAGTSDVYNHEMPGGQYTNLREQARAIGLEHRWPEVSRAYADVNQLFGDIVKVTPTSKVVGDMALFMVANDLTPADVRNPAREIDFPESVVQLFRGELGFPADGFPKDLEAKILRGGKPVEGRVGATLAEVDLEAARAKAETAIERQVTDTDLASWLMYPKVFTDFAKHRKQFGDVARIPTPAFFYGLSDLDEISVDIDKGKTLVIRQTGRSDTVDEEGKIKVFFELNGQPRAVRVAKAGIQGTGTARPLAKDGDPKQVGAPMPGMIATVSVKPGQKVKKGDALLSLEAMKMETLLTAPDDGTVAAVHVKPGETVQAKELLVELG; translated from the coding sequence ATGAAACAGATCAAGAGCCTCCTGGTGGCCAACCGCAGCGAGATCGCCATCCGGGTGCTGCGCGCGGCCTCCGAACTGGGGCTGCGCACCGTGGCCATCTTCTCCAACGAAGACCGCTTCGCCCTGCACCGCTTCAAGGCGGACGAATCCTATCTGGTGGGCGCGGGCAAGAAGCCGCTGCAGGCCTACCTGGACATCGACGACATCATCCGCATCGCCAAAGAGAACGCGGTGGACGCCATCCACCCGGGCTACGGCTTCCTGTCCGAGAACCCGGAGTTTGCCGACGCCTGCGCCAAGGCGGGCATCGCCTTCATCGGCCCCAAGGGCGACGTGATGCGCACCCTGGGCAACAAGGTGGCGGCGCGCGAGGTGGCGATCAAGGCCGGCGTGCCGGTGGTGCCCGCCACCGGCGCCCTGCCCGATGACATCGAAGAAGTGAAGCGCATGGCCGCCGAGATCGGCTACCCGCTCATGCTCAAGGCGAGCTGGGGCGGCGGTGGCCGCGGCATGCGCGCCATCGAGACCGAAGCGGACCTGGCGCCGATGATCGACGTGGCCCGCCGCGAGGCGGCCGCCGCCTTCGGCAATGACGAGGTGTACCTGGAGAAGCTCATCCGCCGCGCCCGCCATGTGGAAGTGCAGGTGCTGGGCGACACCCACGGCAACCTGGTGCACCTGTTCGAGCGCGACTGCTCGGTGCAGCGCCGCAACCAGAAGGTGGTCGAACGCGCCCCGGCGCCGTACATGGACGAGACCAAGCGCACCGAGCTGTGCGAATCCGCCCTGCGCCTGGCGCGCGAAGCGCACTACTCCCACGCCGGCACGGTGGAATACCTGTTCGACGCCGACACCGACCAGTTCTACTTCATCGAAGTGAACCCGCGCATTCAGGTGGAGCACACGGTCACCGAGGAAGTGACCGGCGTGGACATCGTCAAGGCGCAGATCCGCGTCACCGAAGGCAAGCGCATCGGCGCCGACGACCTGCTGCCGGCGCAGGAGAACATCGCCCTCAACGGCCACGCTCTGCAGTGCCGGGTGACCACCGAAGACCCGGAGAACAACTTCACCCCCGACTACGGCAAGATCGCGGTCTATCGCTCCGCCGCCGGTGGCGGCATCCGCCTGGATGCGGGCACGGCGTACTCGGGCGCGGTGATCACCCCGTACTACGACTCCCTGCTGGTGAAGGTGACCGCCTGGGGCCACACGCCCGATGAAGCGGCCTCGCGCATGGACCGGGCACTGCGCGAGTTCCGCGTGCGGGGGCTGTCCACCAACCTGCAGTTCCTCGAGAACGTGATCGACCACCCGCTGTTCCGTTCGGGCGAGTGCACCACGCGCTTTATCGACACCACGCCGGAGCTGTTCAACTTCCAGAAGCGCCGCGACCGGGCCACCCGATTGCTGCGCTTCCTGGGGGAAGTGGCCATCAACGGCAACCCGGAGATGAAGGGCCGCGTGGCCCCGGCGCTGCCGCTGGCCAAACCCATCAAGCCGACGCTGAACCTGCGCACCCAGATCCCGAAAGGCACTCGCGACTACCTCAAGGAGATGGGCCCGACCCGGTTCGCCCAGTGGATGCGCGACTGCAAGCAGGTGCTGCTCACCGACACCACCATGCGCGATGCGCACCAGTCGCTGTTCGCCACGCGCATGCGCAGCCACGACATGCTGGCCATCGCGCCGCACTATGCGCGCATGCTGCCGGGGCTGTTCTCCATGGAATGCTGGGGCGGCGCCACCTTCGACGTGGCCATGCGCTTCTTGAAGGAAGACCCGTGGGACCGCCTCGCCCGCCTGCGCGAAGCGGTGCCCAACATCCCCTTCCAGATGCTGCTGCGCGCCTCCAACGCGGTGGGCTACACCAACTACCCGGACAACGTGGTGCGATACTTCGTGCAGCAGGCGGCGGAGAACGGCATCGACATCTTCCGCGTGTTCGACTCGCTCAACTGGGTGGAGAACATGCGCGTGGCCATGGATGCGGTGATCGAGTCCGGCGGCCTGTGCGAGGCGGCCATCTGCTACACCGGCGACCTGCACGACCCCAAGCGCAGCAAGTACGACCTCGCCTACTACGTGAATCTCGCCAAGGAGTTGGAAAAGGCCGGCGCCCATGTGCTGGGCATCAAGGACATGGCCGGGGTGTGCAAGCCGCGCGCCGCGAAAGAACTGGTGACGGCGCTCAAGCAGGAGGTCGGCCTGCCCATCCACTTCCACACCCATGACACCAGCGGCATCTCCGCCGCCTCGGTGCTGGCGGCCATCGAGGCCGGCTGCGATGCGGTCGATGGCGCGCTCGATGCCATGAGCGGCATGACCTCCCAGCCCAACCTCGGCTCCATCGCGGCCGCGCTGGCCGGTGCCGAGCGCGACCCGGGCCTCGACCTGGACGCCATGCAGCGCCTCTCCCACTACTGGGAGGGCGTGCGCCGCCAGTACAGCCCCTTCGAGGCCGACATGCGCGCCGGCACCTCCGACGTCTACAACCACGAGATGCCCGGCGGGCAGTACACCAACCTGCGCGAGCAGGCCCGCGCCATCGGGCTGGAGCACCGCTGGCCGGAAGTCTCCCGCGCCTATGCGGATGTGAACCAGCTCTTCGGCGACATCGTGAAGGTCACCCCCACCTCCAAGGTGGTGGGCGACATGGCCCTGTTCATGGTGGCCAACGACCTCACCCCGGCCGATGTGCGCAACCCGGCGCGCGAGATCGACTTCCCCGAATCCGTGGTGCAGCTGTTCCGTGGCGAACTGGGCTTCCCGGCCGACGGCTTCCCCAAGGACCTGGAAGCCAAGATCCTGCGCGGCGGCAAGCCGGTCGAAGGGCGCGTGGGCGCCACTCTGGCGGAGGTGGATCTGGAAGCCGCCCGCGCCAAGGCAGAGACCGCCATCGAGCGTCAGGTCACCGACACCGATCTGGCCTCCTGGCTCATGTACCCGAAGGTGTTCACCGACTTCGCCAAGCACCGCAAGCAGTTCGGCGACGTCGCGCGCATCCCCACCCCGGCCTTCTTCTACGGCCTGTCGGACCTGGATGAGATCTCGGTGGACATCGACAAGGGCAAGACCCTGGTCATCCGCCAGACCGGCCGCTCCGACACCGTGGATGAAGAGGGCAAGATCAAGGTCTTCTTCGAGCTCAACGGCCAGCCGCGCGCGGTGCGCGTGGCCAAGGCCGGCATCCAGGGCACCGGCACCGCCCGGCCGCTGGCCAAGGACGGTGACCCGAAGCAGGTCGGCGCCCCCATGCCGGGCATGATCGCCACCGTCTCGGTCAAGCCCGGCCAGAAGGTCAAGAAGGGCGACGCGCTGCTCTCGCTCGAAGCCATGAAGATGGAAACCCTGCTCACCGCCCCGGACGACGGCACCGTCGCCGCCGTGCATGTGAAGCCGGGCGAGACCGTGCAGGCCAAGGAGTTGCTGGTGGAGCTGGGGTAA
- a CDS encoding aldolase/citrate lyase family protein — protein MNLPTNTFKQRLLAGEAQYGLWLGLAQTISTEICAGAGFDWLLVDAEHGPNDLRSILAQLQVIEAYGSHPVVRPPHGDHVLIKQLLETGVQTLMIPMVESAEQAEQLVQAMRYPPHGIRGVGSALARASRWGRIGDYMQTANEQMCLIVQVETQAGLENLDAIRRVEGVDGIFFGAADLAASFGFLGEADHPDIVNRIEAGLARVSAEGKWGGVLCGDRALIRRYEAAGARFVAVGVDSMILSAATSALCAEFKPASGQAVSGSY, from the coding sequence ATGAACCTGCCCACCAACACCTTCAAACAGCGCCTGCTCGCCGGCGAGGCCCAGTACGGTCTGTGGCTCGGCCTGGCGCAGACCATCAGCACCGAGATCTGCGCCGGCGCCGGCTTCGACTGGCTGCTGGTCGACGCCGAGCACGGCCCCAACGACCTGCGCTCCATCCTCGCCCAGCTCCAGGTGATCGAAGCCTACGGCTCGCATCCGGTGGTGCGCCCGCCCCATGGCGACCATGTGCTCATCAAGCAGCTGCTGGAGACCGGCGTGCAGACGCTGATGATCCCCATGGTGGAATCCGCCGAACAGGCCGAGCAGCTGGTGCAGGCCATGCGCTATCCGCCCCACGGCATCCGCGGCGTGGGCAGCGCGCTGGCGCGGGCCTCGCGCTGGGGCCGCATCGGCGACTACATGCAGACCGCCAACGAGCAGATGTGCCTCATCGTCCAGGTCGAGACCCAGGCCGGGCTGGAGAACCTCGACGCGATCCGCCGGGTGGAGGGTGTGGACGGCATCTTCTTCGGCGCCGCCGACCTGGCCGCCTCCTTCGGCTTCCTCGGCGAGGCGGACCACCCCGACATCGTCAACAGGATCGAAGCCGGGCTCGCCCGGGTGAGCGCCGAGGGCAAGTGGGGCGGTGTGCTGTGCGGCGACCGCGCCCTGATCCGCCGCTACGAGGCCGCCGGTGCGCGCTTCGTCGCCGTGGGGGTGGATTCGATGATCCTCTCCGCCGCCACCTCGGCCCTGTGCGCGGAATTCAAGCCGGCATCGGGCCAGGCGGTGTCGGGCAGCTACTGA